The DNA region gattataaaggatggtgctattccgagtgagtggcagtcgagtgtaatagtgaattgtttcaagggcaagggtgatgcattacaaaggggtaactatagaggtttgaagttggttgatcaagtaatgaaagttattgaaagagtgattgataagttacttagagaaagaattgatatagataagatgcaatttggttttgttccagggcgtggcactacagatgcaatatttttactcagacagcttcaggaaaagtatttagaaaagagaaagaatctctattttgcctttgtagatttagagaaagcttttgatagagtgccacgtaaagttatttggtgggctatgagaaaattaggtgtggatgagtggctagttacgatggtacagtctatgtacagcaatgctagaagtcgtgtcaggattaacgattcacttagtgatgaatttagtgtaaatgttggtgtacatcagggttctgtacttagtcttGTATTCTAGTCTTGTCgatgtcgatggagttcagaacaggttgtccatgggagttattgtatgcagatgatttggttctcatagcagagtcgatggaagaattagttgaaaagtttgagaagtggaagaaaggactagaagagaaagggctaaaggtaaacacagcaaagtctaaagtcatgattagtagcattgcagccaagtgtgaccttgtagttggaaagtggccttgtggagtttgcaggaaaggggttggtagtaactcaattttttgttaggcttgcaagcattgggtacataagaagtgcagtagtattagtggaaggttaagagctgacatttagTTTGTATGcgagcgttgcaaaggtgagattatagataatgaagtatttccagctttaatgatgtacaacagtggctcgttagagatagttgagaactgctgttacttaggtgatatgttgggcagtgaaggtagtgttggaagaagtgttacttgcaggataggttcttcttggaaaaagttcagagagttacttcctttgttgactagcagagctCTGTCAATTGAgataaaaggtaggttgtatgaggcctgtgtaagaagtgttatgttgtacggtagtgagacatgggcagtgaaacaagaagatcttgactgtttagaaaggaatgatatgagaatggttgggtggatgtgtaacgccagtctgagagacagaaagagttcagatgagctaagaagcaggctaagtctccgtagaattaaagatgttatccagataagaagattgaattggctggggcactttgaaagaatggaggaggataattgggtaagaaagtgtagagacttgatagttcctggggcaaagcccagaggcagatcGAGAAAGACttagcaggaggttataaggacagacttaatacagaggaagttgagtttagatctaacacagtctagatcagattggaagagggtcattaatataccccgtccaacccatgctagcatggaaaacggacgttaagccgagaatgatgatgatgatgatgaaagttttaattaaaaaatttgtatgagatttgtttcaaatttttattgaaaaacaaAGCACTTCGAACTACTTTGTATGAAACGAAGTAGTTCATTGCGTTCATATAATCATACGAAAAAATGACAAATATTTCAGAAGTAGTTCATAGCGTTCATATAATCATACGAAAAAATGACAAATATTTCAGGAGGTCCCTGGGAGACAATGAAATCTttgaaccttttttaaaaattctgtaaAATGGTATTATGAACTAACAATATTTTATTCCTTATGGCTGTtttccacattaaaaaaaattttctgcagAAGGAAAAGGACAAGAACAAAACAGAACAGAACAGAAATTTTTTGCCAGTAATTTCCACTATTGTTGCACACATTTTAATTCGAAGTAAAACACTGcgtaattttgataaaataaagtaaCCTGATTGGCTAACtaatttgtattaattgtttttgcaaaaaaatgcgGAAAAAAAGTTGAACTTGATTCTACTTTTCTCAGAACGAAAAGGAATGGAAAGTTTTACACTCAGGTGGTGTAATCATTTTAAGTACGCATGCTTAGAAGCTTTTTTGTCTGTTCTGCAAAAAATTTTCCTACGTGGAAAATAGCCTTTATGAATAATGGTATCAGAGATCTCCCATTACTGTACTTGTTTAAATGCTAAGCAAGTTTGCAAATCATTCTAGAATTGGGTCATTTTTGATTAAAATTGCACGACTTCCTTATCACTGAAGTCACCATTGATTATTTCGTAATACCCAAAGTAGTCCCTGTTTTGATATATCagtacaaaaaaaacatttttttttactgctCTGTGCATTGTCAGACTGTATCAAAGTTTTGGATACTTGATTGTGTATGGCCTACTGTCTAATAAACAGTTTCCTGTGTCCTACCTATTTGTTTTCCTAAGTTGGCATGCAGCCTTTCTAATTTAATTTCATGCCGACGTGAACCTTCATTACACTGTTTTACGTCAGCTAAAAAATgctgacataaattttttttttttgattcgcCTTGGCAATCCATAATTTCACGTTGGCAAAAACGGTGACATGAACTTTAATATCAGTGTCTGATGTCAGCAAATTATCTTTTAAAGTTGAGCCTATTTTTTTCCAAGCCAGTTTGTTTATACTTAAACCACTTTAATTCTACTTaggataaataattaaaatgctCAGCAACCACTTTATGATGTTTAATAATTCTTGCATTTCATGAATACTCTCTATTGCGATATAATCAGTATATATTTACGATAGATTCAAGGCAATTGAAAGATTCtataaactttgaaaaaaaatgtcatgtgcaaagaaaaaaatagttttggcgCTGTGATCTTAGTTTTTTTCAAATCACCTCGGTCTTTACCTTTGCATTTGCCAAGTGCCAACGGGAATTAGAAAGGCTGGTATAGTTGACatgaaaacaatatttatttggTGCTTTATTACTGGCCTGCTTTAAAGGGAGTGAGAGTGAGGTGTTGCTTTTGCACCTGTTAGGTGGTCAGCAGAGTTGGATCAAAAGTACAAGCTTGTGCCATATGACtttacaagttgtatttttgagaTGGTATTGACATTGACCAACTTCGTGAGGGGATATATACATACAGACTGACAATAGGGTAACTTACAGACAATAGGgtaatttttttaccaacagCTTTAACTACCTCATCACTGTATTAGGTTGCTGAAAACTTGCAAATGAATGGTTTACCATATTTCTTAACAATTTCTGGGTGAGAAAGCACATTTATATTGGTTTTTGAGCCATTTGACCAGATAACTTTTGTAGGATGTTGGATAGGATGTAATTGCTGTAAACCATTTTAATGAATAAACCTTTGGAGAATTTATCTTTCCCCTTTAGTTAGTGCAGAAGAAAATTGATTTTGTCTCAGACATGTGGTAGATGGTGAATAAGTCTCTCGTCCACAGCGTTTAACTTGTGCTTAAATTAGTTGTTTTAATAATGACATCCCACTGTTTTTTAGATTTCTgggataaaatttaaaaactgtgagagctttttttctttaatatccaGACATCGTTTTTGACAAGCAAATTTGCTCTTAATCAGGAAATGTAATAATAgccattattatttatttactcCCCCTTATTTTTTAAGGTTAATAATGATGTACAATAATGATGTACatctttaatgatgtacaacagtggctcgttagagatagttaagaacttctgttacttaggtgatatgttgggcagtgaagggggtgttggaagaagtgttacttgcaggataggttctgcttggaaaaagtttagagagttacttcctttattgactagcagagtcctgtcaattgaggtaaaaggtaggttgtatgaggcctgtgtaagaagtgttatgttgtacggtagtgagacatgggcagtgaagcaggaagatcttgaccgtttagaaaagaatgatatgagaatggttaggtggatgtgtaatgccagtctgagagacagaaagagttcagatgagctaagaagcaggctaagtctccgtagaattaaagatgttatccagataagaagattgaattggctggggcacttggaaagaatggaggaggataattgggtaagaaagtgtagagacttgatagttcctggggcaaagcccagaggcagaccgaaaaagacttggcaggaggttataaggacagacttgatagagaggaagttgagtttagatctaacacagtctagatcagattggaagagggtcattaatataccccgtccaacccatgctagcatggaaaacggacgttaagccgagaatgatgatgatgatgatgaataataaaagtgaaaataacAATAGATGTATGTTTTGTTAATTTGTGATTTGTTTGCTGTTTTTGCTACTAAGAAATCTCTAAGTATTACTATTGATCAGGAATTTTGTTTGCATTATTAGATATCTCTGCTATATTGAAAAGTAGAACTGGTTGAGTATTTGAGACCATGTTGTTACTGTTATTTGAGAAAATAAAAGTGATTTTATGTGCTCTACTTATCCGTACCTTGATTAGAAGATTTAAACCATAACAACACgatcaaatgtttttattcttttttatacttttattatttttttacttttttattttttatacttttattattttataatcaTAAGTTTGTGTACATTTACTTAGTTAATTTTGCCCTTTTTAATTTCTAATAAAAggaatcaataaaaaaaaaatgctctaCAGCAAATTTGGCATAATTCATTATTCAATCTGCTTTGTTAGAACTCACTCTATACAAGAAATTGAATACAAACTCACCCTAAACTATAGCAGTAAAATTAAATCCTTGTTTTGTTGCTGCAGACAGTTGAAGCATCTTTGATAAAATCTCTCTTGCTTCTTTCGTTTGATAATGCAGAATAATTGACGAAACAGATTTCTTGTTTACTTTtagtttctttaattttaattagaTTAAAAACTTATGCGATATctgtattaataaaaaaatatttctggctTAATTTTATGGAGTACACAGATTGATTTTGCATACTTAAAAACATTATCTGTAAATCAGCTTGTTCCACTTTGCTTGCAGAATTTTAGATTTGTGCTTTTAGTCAACTAACTTGGTacatatttttgtgaaaagaATTGCTTGTGATAACGATCAAGATGTTTcggattattttttaatttaagttaagtcatttgttacaccCATGTAGTATGAGCTTTTTTCAAGGAAGTTAATTAACACTTTTTTGCAGGGATGAGTGTCATAAAATACCTGTAACTAAAATTGCCCAAAACAAATTCAAATTTGAATAGCTTCTTTAatacttctttatttttttgtaagacTCTTTaggtattaatattattataattCGCATCAGAGTTAATAATGATGTGAAGAGTTAAACAGACATTACTTAAAACCACCATCAGTTAACTCTTTAAAATCTAAACTATTAGAGAGAATCTCTTTTTTTCTCTGTTGTTTatgacaatttttaaaattaaatccaGAAGTCTTATAACATAAAAACCTCACACCGAAATGTATTTCATTGAATACCAATATACTGACTTAAATCGATAACATTTTCCCAACTTCTATAGAGCAGGAGTTCTATTTCATGCTTTAGCTAGAAAGATTTTTTAGACATATATCCTTACTTgcgaaatgttttaaaaagttatttggcaaatcttttttcttaaagattttttaaaatgcacaaagAATTAGTatgtaatttaatttattttagctTTGTAGTTAACAGTAACCAGAAAACCCTTCTTTTAAAGTGCAAGCTCACAAGAATAAGTGCAGCAAAAGGTTTCATGGCTAAGTTGAACTTTAATGCAGATAAAgttcaacaaaaacaaatgtaCAGGCACATATCGTCAAGCGTTTTAATTACCATGCTTCACATGATTACcattgatgaaaaaaaattaataacctGGTTTCTTATTAAATTATTGGTAATGAGGATAAAGAACTTCAAGATTAAGCTTGTTATATATTATGCACAATATGCCTTAGCTGTTTGTttcatttaattatttgaaATGCATATTATTAAATGTCAATCTATAAATTTTTGGTTTTGTCTGTAGAACTTGATGAAACAGCAATGCCATCACAAATCCTATCAGATGTTGCATCATGTAAACATTGCCACCAAGTTTGTAATTCTGATGATGTAAACAATACACAGAACAGTAGTATGGGTATGTttggtgaaattatttttaggaGAATATTTCTAGGTTTTTATCagtgttttgttttcatttggGTAAGGAatcttccataaaaaatatttttgcgaaCACGGAGAAACGTAGTATAAAGAGATTCAATGACACAGTGTTGTTTTATACATTTTCacaatcatttttaattttttttatctgtttttgaGATTTATTACTACAATTTTTCCATCACTCGTAGCTACTATTTGGggtcacagacagacagcttTAGTGAGAATTATAGATATCTGCATTTTTATGAAAGTTTACTCGTGTTTTAGAACCTGAATGCAGTGACTGTCAATCCACAAAGCCAATTGTATTATCTTGTGTTGTTCGAGGATGCACAACTCCTCCGGATGAAGTGAAGTTGCAGGTCTTACCTGCTGGATATTTCTCACTATTACGTATGTTGTCTACTCCTGGATTtcacaaactttttttataatatatcaGGATTTTTTGATAAGTAAATGATGTTTGAATACCCAGAGTGCTTAggaaattgctttattttgaagAATAAACCtgaattacatattttttttaaaaagtaaaaatttaaaatcaggtTGGAATATGTGTATGTTAAAAACACAATCAAGTTTAGAGCATGCTTTATTATGTTTATTGCAGaaagaaattaaacttaaaGGTTGCCTTACTCGATAAGAAATGGTCCCGTTTTTCCCttcaaaaaacagcaaaaaaataaaggtATAATCACACAAGACAAGTTCGACAACATAGTGATGTTAATTAAGTTTCGGTGTATCTAGTGAATTAGAAAAGTCTGTGTCATATTAAAAATCCCATAACACAAGAAAGAAACGCACATAAGAAAAATGTACCAAGGCTGGTTATTATGCTTGGCATATGTTTAAGAAATTCctgtatttatatttatttgtaagcgttatgcttttaaaaacatgtatttagggaatTTGTTTTAGTCACAGGGGAAAACCTGGAATAAGCACAAGGTATTCTCACCCATTTTTAAATAGTCTTATTTTGGAATCGTTATCAACAGACTTTTTGCACTCAAGGGATATTTTTTAAAGGATAGCTCATGATGATAGAACAGCAAGCTGTAACAAAAAAAACCTGAAGTACTCTGGGAATTATTCTTGCATCTGATAGAATTCCCTAATAATAGTCATCATGAACTTTTGGCTTTATATACACTTTAGGAATACATAAAAGAACAATATCACTCAAATTTGGTTTAAAGAAGTATGTAAAGACCTGCTGTACACGTTGTTTCACGTTGATCAACGAAGCTGTAAACGAATGCAGTGAAATGGGAGACTTATCCTACACCATATGTGGCTCATGCGAGCACATCATACCAGAAAGCTCCTTGGtgaaatgcaaaaacaaaaacggCAAGCTGATCAATGTTGGTTGTTATAAATGTTGCCAGGACGGGTTGACCACGAACTCCGGGTCACCGCAATCAAGTATGAAAAAATTAGATTTTATAAAACCACCACGAAAACACAACAGAGGTGGTAACAGGGTGTCGGCAGAACTTGCAACTTTTTTAAAGGATTTCGATAAAACTGGTAAAGAAATCACTGGATTTCTGgcagatttaaaattaaataagtcaGCCAGATACAACATTTGTCATGTCAGCGGTTGTACATCGCAGGGTGAAACAGCATGGTTGTATCCTTACGGTGCCATCATTAAATCGACTTCCAAAGCGGTTGCCATGGAACTGCTGCGTGTGTTTCGATTATCAGAAGGTAGTGACGTATATTGCTGTCGCGACTGTTTCACTCAGCTGAAATGGTACGCTGCGTTTTTGAGCAATGAGATTAAATCAGTGGAACCAAAAGAGACACCAAGTTTACAGGCTCTTAAAAGGAATGCGCGGATTTTACCAAAACCGACAATTCTTGTGCCCGTTTCGATAGCGCAAAATGTCGGCCAATTGAGATTAACGACCAGTACTACCATGCCTGCCATCAGAATTTACCAACAACAGAACTCCTTCGTGACAACACAACCGGCAGCCCTGTGCGTCACAAGCCAACCCACAACAGCCTTTGGCGTCACGACTAAACCAGCGACTGTGCAGCCTGTCCCAGACATTCAAATCAGCAACGTGCATTCTGTAGAAAAACAAAACGACCATAACAACATCACTAAAACAATGCCAATTGTTTCTGTAAGTCAAAGCAGGACGGTTTCTTCGCTGGCATCTAAAAGCAGTCCAAAATATCCACAGGTGGCGTCGGTGTTTTCATTTACTCCGCCAGCGTCAGGGTCTAGATTTCAAGCTATTAGGTTACCCGATGACGTCCTGCTGTCGTATCCAGTAAATGTTACAACATCCACCAACTCGCCGCAACGTAGTCTACAACCAGTACCTCTTGTTACAACTCCCCAACAGCTTCTAAATTCCCAAAATCCAATCCTGTTGACTGCCAGACCTATTCAGCATTGTCTGAATGTCATACCTTCGCCTGTCAGCGCAAGTCAACAACAAGCAAGTATTAACTTGCAGAAGATGACAACAACAACTCCACCTGTACGATCTCAGACAGCTGCTTGTAACATGATGTACAACAAGGCGACACTTACAGATGCACAGCCCGTCATGTTGGACAAAGTGTGCCAAACTGGACTTATTTACATAAGCGATTCGAAAGATCAGTGTTCAAGCACAAGATTGAAACAGCCGTACAACGAGGTCACTGATGCGAAACTGAAGAAAGCTGTACGCAAGGAGTCAAAAGAGATGTTTGATGTCTTTCTTGATAAACTGAACGAATTAAGTTTGGGCTGTGGTTTGGAGTTGTTAAAAGAATTTACGCATCCAAAGGTTTGTGTCCCGTTGTCTTTTTTTCTGTACGATCTTGTCGTTGTCGTACTTGTTGAAGCAGTGAGTGTTATTGGCGTTGTCGTTGTTGCCTCGGTTGTTTTCTCCGTTTTTGTTATCGGCGTTGTTGTCGACGTTGTTGTTATAGACGTTGGCGTCGTCGTTGTTGTCAGCACTGTGGACGTCGTAGTTGGTGTTGTCGCCTTCGTTCTTGTGTCGTAGTTACTGTtagtgttgttattgttgtcgttgctttttgttgttgtcgtccTTGCTCGTGGTGTTAGGACTTTCCATACTTCAAATTTTGgtacacaaaattatttttcttctgtttatCTGCAGGAGGTTCTTCACACGCAACACTTGATGACCATGTTAGAAGACTACGGCAATTTATACAGACGAACTTATCGCCACAACAAACAAGAGCGATTACGAATACTCAGCAGTGTGGCTGGATACGCATCCAATGAACTGTTAAGGAAATATTTCCAACACTACACTGCTAAAGGTAATGACTTGTGAAGCGTTTTGCTATATTTTTACTAGTTAGGGATCAAACTGAATATAATGATCAACCACGGTTCAACTCAAGGCTGAGATTGCGACTACTTTCAATTGCTAACACGCAAAATATtgggaaaatttaaaaatgtattgatGCATTGAGCTGAAAAGCGTAAAGGTATAGAACGgatctgttttttttaaattttcggaaaatcttttttaaattaaggAACTCTACTCAAAATGTATGTGTattgtttaattttatattcGAACATGGAAACCGGGGGGAAAAAGGATTTAATAGAAAAatagtaaatttttttcttaataatgtTTGCAACCATGGCGTACCGTTAATCCTCTAATAAACGCTCGAGAcgtttatttactttttcaacttttaaaggGGCGTTCAGTTGAGGGACGTTTAAAAATTCTTCAAGTCAAGACTCTTGTGTCTTATTAGTATCAATATCTTATCTTCTGCATCTTAATCCAAAGGGTTAAAAGCAGCGTTTGCCTCTTCCATCTCTGATTCTTAGATCCTCAACAAATGAATTTGTTTTCATACCGTTGTCGTATAGGAAGGTTGTTTAATCCTTTAAAAGATCTCCGGCTGCAcatggttgtttttttttaaacaatgaatCTTGCAATCTTCACAGCCATCTTTTTAGTGGGTATCTCTTAGAGAAGGGCGttaattgaaaatttaaatatcttGGTTTTTAGGGGGCGTTTAAATTAAGAGGGGCGTTTGTTAAAGGGTTTACAGTCTTTCCCTTATTGTTTTGACAATCAAATAACtaaatatactagtcgttagcccgtggaaaatccacggattcgtccgtcctttttataccgcattgcgtgcttctcgctattgcgcagctaagctaccattttgcgtgacagacagacagacgtatacgggtattataatatagactagtcgttaacccgtgaaaaaatccacggggtcgcctgtcgcgttcgctcgtcctttaaattaacccgttgcaacaaagtggacagaaatatatcgcatttggtattggtgcgcattttaaaaatttcgtgtttccgttacgggacacggctttcgcagacacacagacagacagacgacggctatttataatttataatatttattatatttataatataGATTGTATGCATGAATATTGCGTGTTAATTTCCTCCATGCTGTGATAAAAGCTCATAAAACCTCAGCAAGATAAGtgtagaaaaaataacaaaagtctTCCTACAAATATCAAGTTGGCAGGATAACCTCGACAGTAATGTCTCTACCCACCAAGCTATCAGTGTGTGTCGTTCAAGTTCAGAAAAGTCAGAATAAATGGTGaagtttaaaagaaataatcAAAATTTGATCAACAAGAAAAAATCTGTTAAACCCATGTCTTAGTTCTTGTTTTTCAAATGTGTCAATCGTGTATAAAACTTTTTGTTGACTAAAAGTCAATTTGGTTTTCGTGAGCAtacatcttgtttttttttattttaggcgACTTGGTTAGTGTGAATGAGGACGAGATTAAAAGGGCTCGTGATTACTCCAACCTGTTTGGTCCTGGAATTGTCCTTCCGAATGTTGAGCTAAAATCAGGTCTGTGTTTTATGAATATTTTCTGGATGACATGCAATTAAAGAAGCCTCATTAGTTTGTTTTTACGCTGCGTTGGCTTGTACCTTTTTATCTTAGCTTGAGGAAGATTGGCGTAAATGCTTGTCAATCATGCGCGTAATTTTTTGCGGCGCTCTCTTTCGTCTAATTTTTAGTTGCGAAATATAATTTCTCATTTTtggtaaaaaagaaacaaaacaagaaacaaaaaaatgcaatagCGGATAATGCTTTTCGACATTCTGCACTTGTGAAACTTAATACGTTGAAAAGTATTTAAAAGGTATAAAAATagcgtgttttttttaaactctgTTTATAGGTCAACTTCTGTCAAATAACACAAGTAGTGCGTCTCTCACATCCATCACCACCGACACATTAGTGACGTCAGGTTCTCCTTCGCAGATGCCCATTCTTGTAACGAAATGTTTAAGAACCGCATCTAATGTTGGGCCGTCATTAAATGATGTGTCTTTAAAAGACGAGAGTAATAAAAAACGTATTGAGGTGATCACGATTGATGATCCGGATGACCCAGAGGATCAGGAAATTAACAGTGTAGGGAATTCAATATTTTCAGACGTGAACGAGACTAAAACCCAACCTCGTGCATCCAATAACGTAGCCGTTTCTAATGAAGACGTTGTACCGAAGAAATTTAATGGCTTACCTGGATACTTTCTCACCCCTCGCAGTAAAATGTGGATAAATCCGATAACAGAGACAAAGCTTGTGGAAAAAATACCGACAATAgaaagagaagaagaagaaaaaataaagtgcGAGAATTTTCAAGTGGAGGAGATCGATGTTCTACCTTTGGATTACGATGAGTATCCAGATCGCGCACTCTCCCCCGTATTTGACTTAATAAGATCTACGAGTAAGTGCTTAGCCCCCGTTGCGGTTTGTTCAAAATTCAGTCCAGGGGTAACTGATTTGTCTGGAAAAACGATAAGTAATAAATCAGTTTCCGATAATCCGATTTTTGATTCCGATAATCAGTCAAACAAGGTTATTCAGCGCAACCTTGAAGCGCAAAATGAAGCCGTCGAAGTTAAAGTCAAAAGGAAGCGGACAAGGTTTAGTCACGAAGAACGAGAAAAGTTGGAGGGATTTTATATGGAAGGTGTTCTACATGGGAAGAAGAGAAAGACGTCAGAAATGAGCGCAATTTTAAATATCGACTGTAAGACCATTCGAACGTGGTTTCGAAATCGTGGCTGCAAAGCGCGTAAAGAAAAATTTGAACAGAGTTTAAAAAAAGCCAGTGTTGTGGCGAACGAGACATCTTTGCCGGATCCCTGCATACTCGAGCAAAACAGTTTAGAGGAGCCAATGGATTGCTCTGATGCAAATAACACAAGCGAAAATGAACTGGATCAGGGCGATACGTGCTCGTCGCAAATATCTATCGAAACTTGCAGTCATATTCCGAAGCTTTTCATGCCAGCCTTGCGTACAGTTGACAATACAGCCGAGGACGCTGTATCGCCAAGAACAACCACTGAGTTCGTCAGTACAACTGAGATAGAAGCATACAAGGAATCCAAAACTTTGTATGTCAGCTCTGAATCTGATGTAGACAAAACTGATGAGTGTAATTCTAAACTTTCAAACGTCACTGGAGTGGCGACGGACATCACTGGAGTGGTGACGGATGTCGCTAGAGTGACGACGGACGTCGTTAGAGTGACGACGGACGTAGCTGAAACGACGACGGACCTCACTGGGGTAGCGACAGACGTCACGGAAAAACTTCCGCTTTTGGAATGTGCTTTCGATTCTTCGTTTACAGCCAAACAGACACGTAGGCTGCATCCAGGTCATGTTCCAACGGAGCCCCCATTATTAACACCGTCTCCGGATATCTTTCGTAAACGTTACCAAGAAAGTTGTCAAACAGATGTGACGGTAGCCGATTCAGTGCAAAACTAATACGTTTTTGTGCAGTTTTTTGTACGTCTTTTGCCATAGTTCTGTTgtgttaaaaatacattttatatgaaatatttatatattgagAAGTGAAAATTAAGGGACTGTTTACATGAGACTATAAGTGAACTTAAACCAgatttagtcactttttcctCCACGGTCTGTTCTGTAAGGCTGTTTACTTGAGTTTTTATCACTTTAGGCGAAGTAAAATTCACTTTTGGAGGTATTTTACTTCAGAAAATTCaccgaaataaaattttaaaccgGTGCGAGATTTTTATGTAAACGCTACCATCCTGAAGTAAGAACTATcaatcaattctttttttttataagcggaTATTGGTGAGTGCGCATGCTTAAAAGaggaaatacaaaaatattcagTGTGGAATTTCACTACTCCTTGGCTTCATTCCGGTCTCGTGTAAACGCGGCCTTAACgaattattttcctttttatagCTGCGTCAAACTCGCGGAA from Hydractinia symbiolongicarpus strain clone_291-10 chromosome 6, HSymV2.1, whole genome shotgun sequence includes:
- the LOC130647624 gene encoding uncharacterized protein LOC130647624, whose translation is MTTNSLSETDSINCDQCNASYNSVKIKPVYDKDGIVCGHRCDYCRMENVQNARRCELTKCEQTFGKVLNLRIIPAKFYDLPDGKAKNDIITQFGLTKDTKACCNTCYLRISRAVQKSKIFTAYQKEQLEISVAKESLKNDSSNQNTSNVTGNKSDLLGDKICYSGPQFRRKEGMIPFWLKSKQSDDKKKDNTLAEEKCFKSSKDYDQSDYTEESFFYDQKYETEDNDNFSHDDTYRPPTDCHIKPMTSPPKTRSRRVKKPVRYTQDASNFVVNEDSEYNNIEEDQEHEPKRLVCTTDMNESYEKEETKDMNITEPVNTKNVQLQVNENELDETAMPSQILSDVASCKHCHQVCNSDDVNNTQNSSMEPECSDCQSTKPIVLSCVVRGCTTPPDEVKLQVLPAGYFSLLRIHKRTISLKFGLKKYVKTCCTRCFTLINEAVNECSEMGDLSYTICGSCEHIIPESSLVKCKNKNGKLINVGCYKCCQDGLTTNSGSPQSSMKKLDFIKPPRKHNRGGNRVSAELATFLKDFDKTGKEITGFLADLKLNKSARYNICHVSGCTSQGETAWLYPYGAIIKSTSKAVAMELLRVFRLSEGSDVYCCRDCFTQLKWYAAFLSNEIKSVEPKETPSLQALKRNARILPKPTILVPVSIAQNVGQLRLTTSTTMPAIRIYQQQNSFVTTQPAALCVTSQPTTAFGVTTKPATVQPVPDIQISNVHSVEKQNDHNNITKTMPIVSVSQSRTVSSLASKSSPKYPQVASVFSFTPPASGSRFQAIRLPDDVLLSYPVNVTTSTNSPQRSLQPVPLVTTPQQLLNSQNPILLTARPIQHCLNVIPSPVSASQQQASINLQKMTTTTPPVRSQTAACNMMYNKATLTDAQPVMLDKVCQTGLIYISDSKDQCSSTRLKQPYNEVTDAKLKKAVRKESKEMFDVFLDKLNELSLGCGLELLKEFTHPKEVLHTQHLMTMLEDYGNLYRRTYRHNKQERLRILSSVAGYASNELLRKYFQHYTAKGDLVSVNEDEIKRARDYSNLFGPGIVLPNVELKSGQLLSNNTSSASLTSITTDTLVTSGSPSQMPILVTKCLRTASNVGPSLNDVSLKDESNKKRIEVITIDDPDDPEDQEINSVGNSIFSDVNETKTQPRASNNVAVSNEDVVPKKFNGLPGYFLTPRSKMWINPITETKLVEKIPTIEREEEEKIKCENFQVEEIDVLPLDYDEYPDRALSPVFDLIRSTSKCLAPVAVCSKFSPGVTDLSGKTISNKSVSDNPIFDSDNQSNKVIQRNLEAQNEAVEVKVKRKRTRFSHEEREKLEGFYMEGVLHGKKRKTSEMSAILNIDCKTIRTWFRNRGCKARKEKFEQSLKKASVVANETSLPDPCILEQNSLEEPMDCSDANNTSENELDQGDTCSSQISIETCSHIPKLFMPALRTVDNTAEDAVSPRTTTEFVSTTEIEAYKESKTLYVSSESDVDKTDECNSKLSNVTGVATDITGVVTDVARVTTDVVRVTTDVAETTTDLTGVATDVTEKLPLLECAFDSSFTAKQTRRLHPGHVPTEPPLLTPSPDIFRKRYQESCQTDVTVADSVQN